The genomic DNA GCGGACCACGTGCTCTTGGTTTACCTCCTGAAGAAGGCTGGGGTGGATCCCAGGCGGGTGCAGTACGCCACCTTGGGCCCCAACCTGTACGAGGCGCTTCGGGCGGGGCACGTGGAGGTGGGGATGGTTCAGGAACCAGCCCTCACCCTTCTCAAGGAGGCGGGAGGAAGGGAGATCGTGAACCTCATGGACCTCAAGCAGGCCCAGGCCTACCTGGGCGGGGCTTACGAGTTCATGGGGGTGGCGGTGCGGCGGGAGGAGCGGGAGGCGCGCCTTGGGGAAATAAAGGCTATGGCGCGCGCCCTGGAAAAGGCTCTCCGCTTTGTCCACGCGGCGGACGCCCGCCTCATCGCCGACACCCTTCCCAAGGCCTTGATTGCGGGCGGGGACGAGGAGCGGCTTAAGGCCGTTATCCAGCGGTATCGCAAGGACCTTTACCCCACGAGCGTGCGCATTGACCTCGAGGCCGCCAGGAGGGTAGCGGAAAGCCAGGTGGAGGCGGGGCTCCTACCCCCTTCCTTCAAGGTGGAGAGCCTATTGGACCTAGAGGTGGTCGGTGCTACGGGTTAAAGGCCTTCGCCTGGGCTATGGCCCCGTCCCCGTCCTGGAGGGGGTGGACCTCGAGGTGGGAAAGGGGGAGTTCGTCAGCCTGGTGGGCCCCTCGGGGAGCGGTAAGAGCACCCTTCTGCGGGCCATCGCCGGCCTGCTTCGGCCGGAGGCCGGGGAGGTGGAGCGGGACTTTGGCGCGGAGGAACTTGGCTTCCTCTTCCAGGAGGACGCCCTCTTGCCCTGGCGCACCGCCCGGGAGAACGTGGCCCTGGGGCTGAGGATCCGGGGGCTGGCGAAAGGGAAAGCGTTGGCCGAGGCGGATGCGTGGCTTTCCCGCCTGGGCCTTGCGGGCCTTGGGGACCGCTTTCCCCACGAGCTTTCTGGAGGGCAGCGGAAACGGGTGGCCCTGGCCCAGGTCCTGGCCATCAAACCCCGCCTCCTCCTCATGGACGAGCCCTTGGCCAGCTTGGACGCCATTCTCCGGACCCAGGTGACCCGGGACCTCCTCGGCCTGGTGGAAGCCGAAGGCATCGCCGTGCTCCTGGTCACGCACGATCTGGAGGAGGCCATCGCCCTTTCGGACCGCATCTACCTTCTTTCCAAGGGGCCAAGGGCACGGATGGTGCGGGAGTACCGCATTCCCTTCCCCCGGCCCCGAGACCCTGTGGGGGTAAGGGCGGAACCCCTGTTCGGCTCCCTTCTGCAGAGGCTTTGGCGGGATCTGGAGGAGGTTTCCCCATGCGTCGCCTACTAGTGCTCATAGGGCTCCTTCTCTTCTGGGAAGTCCTGGCAGGCCTCGGTTGGGTGAACCCCCTTTACGCTCCCCCGCCCCACCAGGTGGTCCTCACCCTCCTGGAGCTCTTCCAAACGGGGGAGATCCTCCCCCACCTCCAGGCCACCTTCACCGCCGCCCTTCTGGGCCTAGGGGGCGGTATCCTCCTCGGGGGCGTCTTGGGCCTGATGGCCGCCTTCAGCCCGTTCTTCTCGGACCTCTTGGAGCCCTTGATGCTCCTGCTGAACGCCATCCCGCGGGTCATCCTGGCGCCCCTTTTCGTCATTTGGCTGGGGATCGGCCTGGCTTCCAAGGTGGCCCTAAGCCTCATCCTGGTTGCGGTGCTCATCTTCTTCGCCGTCTATAGCGGGGTGAAGCAGGTGGATCCCCGGCTTTTGGAGCGGGTGCGCACTTTAGGTGGGGGAAGGGGTTGGTTGCTGCGGGAGGTCTACCTGCCCTCCCTTTCGGCCTGGGTCCTGTCTTCCCTGAAGGTGGCGGTGGGCTTTGCCTTCACGGGGGCGGTGGTGGGCGAGTTCGTGGCCTCGAGCCGGGGTCTTGGCTATCTCCTTTCCTTCGCCCAAAGCACCTACAACGCCCGGCTTTCCCTGGCCCTCATTACCCTCATCGTCCTGTTTGTCCTTTTTCTCTTTTTCCTTTTCGGCAAGTTGGAGGACAGGCTTCTTCGCTGGAGGCCTAGGAACCAAGGAGGTTTCTAATGCGCGTAGCCTACGTTTTGGCGAGTCCTCGGGCGGCGAGCCACAAGCTCGGGCAGATGATCCTGCCCCAACTGGAGGCGGGGGTGCACGGGGCGGAGGTGGTGGGGATCTTCTTCTTTGACGACAACACCTTGGTCCTGCAACGGGGGAACCCCATTGGGGAGCGCCTGGCGAAGGTGGCCAAGGAGAAGGGGATCCTCCTCATGATGTGCGACCTTTGCGCCCTGGAGAGGGGGCTTGCGGAGGGGGAGGCCCGTTGGTGCACGCCCACGGGGGAGGGGCGGAAGGTGCCTGGGGAATGCCGGGTGGCGGCCCACGTGGTGGAGGGGGTGGAGGTGGGGTGTTTCCCGGACCTCTACCGGGCCCTGGCTGGCCGGGTGGACCAGGTGATCACCCTCTAGGGGGTTGCGCCGCGAAGGTTACCCTTCACACGCACATCCCCGGAGGCGATTTTGCTTTGCTAGTCAGGCCCGAAAGGGCGGGGTAGAGCGGTAGACTGGTGCCATGGAGCAAGCCAAGCCACCCCCTTTCCAGGCCATCCTTTTGCTCCAGGGAGTGGCCTCCCCGCCCAAGGGGCCTGGCCACTTTCCCTCGGTGCAGGTTCTGGACCGCACGTACCGGGTGCCCGGGAATGGCCTGGCCCCCAAGGCCAGGGCCGGCTTACCCGGGGTACTTCAGGCTTTCCTGCGGCGAAACCCGGGAGGGGGTCCTGTGCCCGTCCTCCTCTATCCCCGCACGGAGGGGTGTTCCTTGGACCTGGGGAAGACGCTCCTTGCCAAGATCTACACCACGGAGCCTCCCCCCCTAGCGCCAGGACGCTTCAGGGTGGTGGGGCTCCTCGTGGACCGGGAGGGGCAACGCCTGCGGGTGGAGGTACGGCCCAACCCGGAGAAGGGCACGCTAGGAGAGGCCTTCACCCTCTGCCTGCGGCTAGCCCCAGGGCTTGCCGATGCCCCTTTGCCTTTAGGGCGGGTCCTGGACCTGCGGGGCCGCCTCGAGGAGGACCTGAGCCTCTTGGTGGAGGAAGCGCAAGAGGTCCCCGGCGGTTTGCGCTAGGGGCCCCACCGGTGCCCTTGGGAGCTGGCCAGGGGACATTGCATTAGCCTCAAAGGTGCGCTGTGATCCCAAGCTCCCACCGCCTAAGCCGAGGTCGTTCCTCTAGAACGAGGTTTGACCAGTAGCCCAAAGTGCCCTCCTTGACGCCTTCAAGTGTAAGCATAAGGTGGCCCAATGGAACGCTTTTGGACAAGGAGGGGCTTGTGGTGCGGCTCCTTTCTCAGTAAACTCCCCTCCAACCGGAGGGGTGCCATGAAGCGGTGGCTTTGGGTTTTGGCCCTTTGGGGAGTAGCCCTTGCGCAAAAGCCCCAGATCGTCATCGGGACGGGCGGTGTGGGCGGGGTCTACTTCTACTACGGGACGGCAGTGGCGGAGATCCTCAACAAGGCCGGCGTGGTCCAAGCCCAGGCCATGCAGTCCGGCGGGTCCATGGAGAACCTCATGCTCCTCCGGGACCGTACGGACCCTGCCCGGGGCCTCTACTACTGCGGCACCGTGCTGCCCGATGCGGCTCTCCTGGCCTTCCAAGGGGAGGAGCGTTTCCAAGGAAAGCCCGCGCCCGTACGCATCCTTTTCACCATGTACCCCAATTTTTTCCACGTGGTCACCACGGAGGATAGCGGCATCCGCGTCCTGCAAGACCTAAAGGGAAAGCGCGTTTCCACCGAGGTGGCCGGGGGCATCATTGAATACGAGGCCCGCCTCCTTATGTCTGCGGCCATTTCTGGCTTTGACCCCAAGCTCCACTTTGGCAAGTGGGAGCGGGTACGGGTGGCGGAGGCGGCCCCGATGCTCTCCGAGGGGAACCTGGACGCCTTCTTCTGGTCTGGTGGCTTGCCCACGGGGAGCATTCTGGAGCTTGCGGGTAGCCTCGCCCGGAAGGGGAAGCGCCTCTTCCTCGTTCCCCTGCCCCCGCAGAGCACCCCGGTGCAAGTGCTCAAGCGACGCTTTCCCGGTGTGGTAGACACGGGGATTATTCCAAAAAGTGTCTACAACACGCGGTACGATACCCCTACCCTTACCTTCTGGAATCTCTTCGTCTGCCCAGCGAGCCTTCCCGAAGAGGTGGCCTACGCGATGGTGAGGGCCGTTTTTGAGAACCTCCCTGCCCTGTACGCTGCCGTGGCCCCTGCCCGGGACACCACCCTGGATAACGCTGTCCGCTCCCGGAATGGCAAGGTGCCCTACCACGAGGGGGCTGTGCGCTACTTCCGGGAAAGGGGGGTGTGGCGCTAGGGCGTCCGGTAGGCCAGCCATAGGGCTTCCATGGTGGAGAGGCGGGTTTTGGGGAGGAGTTCGTACGGGGTGAGGTTGTGGAGGCGCAGAAGAGGCTTTTCCCCCAGGTCCAGGATGGAGAGCCCGCAGGGGTGCACTTCCAGGGGGAGGAGGCCTCTTTGCCCGGTGAGGGCAAAGCTGAGGAGGGCCCGGATCACCCCTCCGTGCGTCACCAGGAGGGCGGTGTCCCAGTGTCTCTCTAGGAGGCGCTCGTAGGCGGGGAGGACCCGGTTCAAGAAGTCGGAGTACCGTTCCCCGCCCAGGAAGCGCTCGGAGAGGTCCTTGGGATGGAACGCTTCCCGGAAGGCCCGCTCTGCGTCTTTTAGGTCTCTAAGCCTACCTGGGCGGATCTCTTGGAAGTCTGGCCAGGCCTCCACGGGGACCGTGCGCCCCTTAAGGACGAGGGCAAGGGTTTCCTCGGTGCGGGGCAGGCCTGTGTGGACGGCGAGGTCCAAGGGCACCTTCCGAAGGAGTTTCCCTACCGCCTCCGCCTGCTTTCTCCCCCTCTCGGTCAGCCTCACCCCTTGCGGGGGCACGGGCTTCCCTTGGGGAAAGTAATCCACCTCGCCGTGGCGCAGAAGGAGAAGCCGCCTCCTCATGGGTAACGCTCCAGGTATTTGGGGTTGGCTACTTTGAGCTTGCGGACCACGTGGGCCTTGAGGTAGGCGAACGTGCCAGGCGGGGCGTGGCCCTGGCGGATGCGCAGGGCCAGGGAAGTCAGGAGCGCGTCCACCTCCCCTTCCTCGCCCAACAGCTCCGTCAAGGCCCTGCGCTCCTCTGCTTCAAGGTCCTCCCCTAAGGCCACCTGCCTCCGCGCAATACCCAAGGCGTTTAGGGCCACAAGGGTTTGGAAGCGAAGCCGGGGGTCTGTGAGTGCGGGGAGGACTTCCCGCTCCAGAAACTCCGCCACCGCCTCCAGCAACTCGTCCAGTGTGGGCCTATCCATAGCTTTCCAGAAGGTAAAGGACCTCGTACTCCATCTCCGCCGCAAGTCTGCCTAGGACGGCGAGCTCCACGCTCCGCTCTTCCCCGTTGAGGTGCCTCCGGGCCTGCTTCAGCGCCCCGAGGCCCCAGCGCACGTTGCCTAGGACCTCCCACCAGAAGAGCTCTTTTTCCCCAAAGTCCTGGCCGGTGAGGGCGTTGTAGCGTTCCAGGAAGGGCCCCACCTCGCCCACTCCCCCAAGGCGCTTGGCGTCCTCCCCAAAGCGCCAGGCCCGCACCAGGGGCCAGGCCAGGTCCTCCCGGGGGTCGCCAAGGTGGGCGAACTCCCAGTCCAGGACCGCCACCAGCCCCTCCTCGTCCACCAGTAGGTTGCCGACGCGGAAGTCCCCGTGAACGAGGACCAAGGGGCGTTCCCGAGGAGGGTGGTCCTGAAGCCAACGTAGGCCCCACTCCAGGGCGGGGTGGGGCTCCTCGAGGGCGTCCAGGTCCTCGTAGGCCGTTTCCAAGGCGGTGCGCCAAGGGTGGGCTTCGGGGGCCGGGAGGAAGGAGACCTTCTCCAAGGGTATGGTGTGGATCTTCGCAAGCTCCTCCGCCATGGCCAAGGGAAGCTGCTCCCGGGCTTTGGCGTACTCCGGCCGCCGCACCACCCGGGTGCCGATGGACTCCCCCTCCAGGCGGCGCATCAGGAACGCCTCTCGGCCCTCCATGTCGGGAAGATAGGCCAGGGGTTCTGGTACCCGCACCGCGTGCGCTTGGGCCAGTTTGAGGATGCGGAACTCCGTGGCCAGGCTGAGGGTGCCCCGGTAGATTACTCCCCCCGCTGCCCGCCGCAGGAAGAGGGGGTGGAGCGCATCGCCCGTACGGTAGTCTACCGCCCACGCTTCCTTGGAGGCCCCTCCCGGCAGGCGTTGGAGCCGGACCACCTCCCCTGGACCTAGGAGATCCCTTAGCGTGGCCTCTAGTACTTCCTTCATGGCCGAAGCCCCTTGTAGAGGGCCCGCTTCCCCACGGAGGCCCGGTGGACCTCGCTGGGGCCATCGTAGATGCGGAAAGGACGCACCTCCCGGTAGAAGATGGATAGGGGGATGTCCTCGCTGATCCCTAGGGCCCCGGTGATCTGCACCGCGCGATCCACGGCCCGGCCAACCGCTTCGGAAACGAAGACCTTGGCCATGGAGGCTTCGTGGCGGATCCTCTCCCCGCGGTCCAGCTTCCAGGCGGCGTGCCATACCATGAGCCGGGCGGCGTGGAGCTCTATGTGGCTGTCAGCAATCATGAACTGGACGCCCTGGTGTTCGGCCAGCTTCTTACCGAAGGAGTCCCGCCGCAACGCATAGTCTTGGGCGATCTCCGTGGCCCGGACCCCCACGCCCAGCCAGCGCATGCAGTGGGTGAGCCGGGCGGGGTCTAGGCGTAGCTCAGCGTAGGCGAAGCCCTTGCCCACTTCGCCCAGGATGGCGTCTTCGCCCACCTCGCATGCCTCCAGGACGAGCTCCCCGTGCCCCCCCACGGACCAGTGGTCCATGGTGGGGATGGTGCGCACCAGCTTGAGGCCCGGGTTTTCCCGGTCCACCAGGAAGAGGGTGGGACCCTCCTCGGTGCGGGCCAGGACCAGGAAGAAGGCCGCCCCCTCGGCCCCTGTGGTGAACCATTTCCGGCCGTTCAGGATGTACTTTCGGCCTTGGCGTTGGGCTGTGGCCTTGAGGAGGGTAGGATCAGCCCCAGCGCCCATGGGCTCGGTCATGGCGAAGCCGGAGCGAACCTCACCGGCCACCAAAGGCTCCAGGTAGCGCCTTTTCTGCTCGGGGCTCGCCACCTTGTGGAGGAGGTGCATGTTGCCCTCGTCGGGAGCGGCGGCGTTGAGCGCCCTGGGGCCTAAGAGGCTCCTTCCCGCCTCCTCCAAGACCACCGCCAGTTGGGTCCAGGAGAGGCCCAGGCCGCCCATCTCCTTCGGCATGTGGGGCAGAAAAACCCCCCACTCCCTTGCCTCCAGCTGTAGCGTTTTGGTAAGGGTCTCAAGGTTCGCCGGCGTCGCCTCCCGCTCCCGGGGTATGACCCGTTCTTCCAGAAAGGCCCGTACCCTCTCCCTTAACGCCTCGGTCTCCCGGTCCAACGAGAAGTCCATCCCGCACCTCCTTCGGGGCGAAGTGCTTGGTGAGGAAGCGGTAGAAGCGGCGGATCATCCGTTCCTGCCGCTCTATGCTGGCGAGCACTTCCCCCGTTTTCCGCCACATGGCCCAAAGCTCTTCGTCCGAGAGGGGAATTTCCTCCCGACGCCAGTCCTGCCGGTAGGTTCCATCGGGGTGGAAGATGGCCTTCTTAAGGGCCATTATCTGGCGAATCTCGTCCAGGGTAAACCCTAGTTGGTTGAGGTCTTGGATGTCCTGAACCAGGTAGAGGGCGAATTCCGTGTAGAGCTTCCGCCCCCCTTGGGTGAGGGCACCGGGCTCCAAAAGGCCGAGCTGGGCATAGTGCTGTAGGATGCGCCGCGAAACGCCGCTCGCCCGGGCGAGGTCGCTCAGGGTGTAGAGGGAGGGAAGCGTTGGGGGCATGGACCCAGTTTAGCACAAGGTGCCCATAAACGTACATAAATGTTCACTCTTGACATAGGTTGTCCAAAACCCTATAGTGGGCGCAAAGCGCGGAGGGCAAAATGGCGGCCTACTGGGAGCCGGAAGTGGAAACCATGCCTCGGCGGGAGCTGGAGGCCTTGCAGCTGGAGCGCCTTCGCTTCCAGGTGGAGCGCCTCTACCGGGAAAGCCCCTTCTTCCGCGAAAAGTGGGCTGGCCTTTCCCTGGAGATCCGGCACCTGGAAGACATTGCCCGCTTTCCCCTGGTCACCAAGGGTGAGCTGAGGGAGGAGCAGCGCCTCCACCCGCCCCTAGGGCGCTACACGGTGGCTCCCCAGTCGGAGTGGAGGGAGTACCACCCCAGTAGCGGCACCACCGGCTTCCCAGTGGGAACGGTATGGAGCGAAAGGGACGTGGAGAACATTACCCAGGTAACCGCCAGGACGCTCTTCGCCTATGGGCTACGGCCGGGGGACACGCTCCTCAACGGGTTTAGCTACGGCCTCTGGGTTGCGGGGATGGCGGTGCACTACGCTGCCCGGGCGCTCGGCCTCTTCGTCTTGCCGGTGGGTGCCGGTCAGACGGAACGCCACCTGGAGCTCCTCTCCCGCTTTCGGCCCAAGGCCCTCACCGCTACCCCCTCCTTTGGGCTTTACCTGGCCGAGGTGCTGAAGGAGAGGGGGCTAGAGAGCCCTTTAAGGATAGGGGCCTTCGGGGGAGAAGCGGGGACGGAAAACCCTGCCACGCGGAGCCGGTTGCAGGAGGGTTTGGTGTTGCGCGCTTACGACTACTACGGTTTGGCGGAGATGGGACCCACCTTTGCCGGGGAGTGCGCCTTCCAACAGGGGCTTCACTTTGCCGAGGACCACTACCTGGTGGAGGTGGTGGATCCTGAGAGTAAGGAGCCTCTTCCGGAGGGGGAAGTGGGCGTCCTGGTGCTCACCCACCTCACCCGGGAGGCCACCCCTTTGGTGCGCTACTACACGGGGGATCTGGCGCGTATCACCAAAGAGCCTTGTCCGTGCGGCCGCACGCACCTCCGAGCGTTGGGGGGTATTCTGGGCCGTGCGGACGATCTTGTGGTCTACCGCGGGGCCAAGTTCTATCCCGGCCAGGTGGAGGAGGTGGTGCGGGGTTTTCCCGAATTGTCCAGCGAGTACCGGATAGAGGTCCTCGAGGTGGATGGGGTGGCCAGGGAGGTCACGGTGGTGGTGGAGCTGGCCCGTCCTCAGGACCTCGGCGAAGGGTTTGCGGATAGGATCCGGCAGCGCCTCAAGGAGGCCCTGGGGGTGACCCCAGGGGTCCGCCTCGAGGCCCCCGGTACCCTGGAACGCACGGCCTTTAAGGCCAAGCGGGTGGTGCGGCATGCCGGGGCTTGAGGGGCTTCCGGTGTTGGTGGTGGGGGCCACGCGGGGGATTGGCCTGGCGGTGGCCCAGGAGCTCGTTCGCCAGGGAGCGAGGGTGGGCATCACGGGGCGGGACCCTGACCGGGTGCAGGGCGTGGCTGAGCGGCTTGGCGCCTGGGGCATGGCCGTGGACGTACGGGAACGGGAACGCTTGGCCGAGGCGGTGGCCCGCTTTGCCCACGAGGAAGGGCTTTACGGCTTGGTGTACAACGCCGGTACCAGCCCTGCCTTCACCCGGGCTGAGCGCTTGCCCTTGGAGGTGTGGGACGAGGTGCTTGCCGTAAACCTTACCGGGGCTTTTGTGGCGGCCCGGGCTTTCGCCCAAGAGCTTAAGGGCCCTGGGAGCCTGGTCCTGATAGGGTCCGTCCTGGGCTTCCGGGGTGGGGCCCGGCTGGCTGCGTATACGGCGTCCAAGGCGGGTCTTTGGGGACTCGCGCGTTCCTTGGCCTTGGACTGGGCGGACAGGGGTATCCGGGTGAACCTTGTGGCCCCTGGTTGGACGGAAACGGAGATGACGGAGGGCTTGCGGAACCACCCGAGGCTTGGCCCTGCCATCCTGCAGGAGATCCCCTTGGGGCGCTTGGCTCGCCCTGAAGAGGTGGCGAGAGTGGTAGCCTTCCTCTTGGAGCCGGAAAACGCATACCTGACGGGAGGCGTCTACGCCGTGGACGGCGGCGTGGGAGCGAGATAGGAGGTGATCTATGAAGGTCCTAAGGTGGGTCGGGGTTTTGGCTTTGGTGGTCGGTTTGGCGTGGGCGCAGGGACAGCAGCCCATCAAGATCGGGGCGCTTTTCATCCTGAGCGGCAACTTTGCGGGCTACGGAAAGTCGGGTTCGCAAGGGGCGCAACTGGCGGTGGACGAGATCAACGCCCGGGGGGGTGTGCTGGGCCGTCCCTTGCAGCTCATCGTGGTGGACGACCAAGGGAACCCGGAGGTGGGTGTCAGGGAGGCCCGCAGGCTCATCCTGCAGGAGAAGGTGGATTTTCTCTTTGGCGTTGACTCCAGCTCGGTGTCCCTGGCGGTGGCGCCCCTCACAGACGAGTACAAAATCCCCCTGGTGGTCACCCATGCGGCCACCCCAACCCTGACGGAGCAGTGCCGGCCCTACGTGTTCCGTACCTCCAACAACGCCCGCATGGACGCGTGGGCGGCGGCGGCCCTGGCCGCCACCTTACCGGTGAAACGCTGGGCCAACATCGGCCCTGACTACGAGTTCGGCCGCGTTTCCTGGCAGGACTTCATCACCCGCTTGAAGCAGTTGCGTCCCGATGTGGAGGTGGTGAGCGAGCAGTGGCCCCGCTTCGGCTCCACGGACTACGCCAGCTTCATCACCGCCCTGATGCGGGCGCGGCCGGAAGGGGTCTTCTCCACCCTGTGGGCGGGGGACATGGTCATCTTCGCCCGCCAGGCGAAGGCCTTTGGGTTTTTCAACCAGGTGCGCTATTTCGTCAACCCTGTAGGGGCTGCCCTAGAGGTCCTCGGACCCTTGGGCAAGGAGGCCCCGGAGGGGCTTCTCGTTTCGGCCCGCTACTGGTTCCTCTACCCCAACACCGAGCGGAACCGAGCCTTTGTAGAGGCATACCGCAAGCGCTACAACGAGTACCCCAGCTACAACGCCCAGGAGGCCTACGCCGGAATGCACATGCTCGCCCTGGCGATCCAGAAGGCCCGTTCTACCCAGGCGGAGGCGGTGCGCCGGGCCTTTGAGGCCGATGGCGGGCTCACCTACGACGCCCCCGAGGGGCGCAAGCGCCTGCGCCCTGAGGACCATCAGGTGTTTGAGGGGCTCGTTTGGGGCTACACCAAGCATACCCCCGAGTATCCCTTCGCCATCCTGGACCGCATGCGCATCATCCCGGCCACGGACACGGTTTACCCCACGCAGTGCAAGCGGTAGGCCATGGAACTGGGCTTCTACCTCCTGCAGCTCCTTACCGGCTTGGCCTACGCCAGCACCCTCTTCCTCCTTGCCGTGGGGCTTTCCCTCATCTTCGGGGCCATGGGCATCGTGAACTTCGCCCATGGCTCCTTCTACATGCTGGGAGCCTACCTGCTTTACGCCTTCGCCCAGGGCCAGGCACAAGGCTTCTGGCAGGGGCTTTTGCTGGTGGGGGCGGCGGGGGTGGTGATCGGGGCATTGGTGGAGCGCCTCTTCATCCGGCCCATCTACCGAAGGCCGGAGGAGTACCAGATCCTCCTCACCTACGCCCTCCTTCTTATCCTCGAGGACCTCGTGCGCTTTGCTTTTGGTGCCGCCTACCGCTCCTTCCCCATGCCCCCCGCCTTTGCCAATCCCCTTTTCGTCCTGGGGACCCCTTTCCCTAGTTATTACCTCTTCTTGGTGGGCTTGGCTGCCTTGGTGGCCTTCCTCCTTTGGGCCTTTCTCCAGCGCACGCGCCTCGGCGTGTGGGTGCGGGCGGCCACCCAGGACCGGGAGATGCTAGAGGCATTGGGCGTCAACGTCCCCCTGCTTTACACCACCGTCTTCGCTGGGGGAATAGCCCTGGCTGCCCTGGGTGGGGCGGC from Thermus hydrothermalis includes the following:
- a CDS encoding branched-chain amino acid ABC transporter permease, with protein sequence MELGFYLLQLLTGLAYASTLFLLAVGLSLIFGAMGIVNFAHGSFYMLGAYLLYAFAQGQAQGFWQGLLLVGAAGVVIGALVERLFIRPIYRRPEEYQILLTYALLLILEDLVRFAFGAAYRSFPMPPAFANPLFVLGTPFPSYYLFLVGLAALVAFLLWAFLQRTRLGVWVRAATQDREMLEALGVNVPLLYTTVFAGGIALAALGGAALLPLQAATPGMAVDAVIQAFIVVVIGGLGSVWGALLGAVLIGLLQAFGILLLPEMAMVFPFALMALVLLLRPWGLLGRPPAVRT
- a CDS encoding ABC transporter substrate-binding protein, with product MKVLRWVGVLALVVGLAWAQGQQPIKIGALFILSGNFAGYGKSGSQGAQLAVDEINARGGVLGRPLQLIVVDDQGNPEVGVREARRLILQEKVDFLFGVDSSSVSLAVAPLTDEYKIPLVVTHAATPTLTEQCRPYVFRTSNNARMDAWAAAALAATLPVKRWANIGPDYEFGRVSWQDFITRLKQLRPDVEVVSEQWPRFGSTDYASFITALMRARPEGVFSTLWAGDMVIFARQAKAFGFFNQVRYFVNPVGAALEVLGPLGKEAPEGLLVSARYWFLYPNTERNRAFVEAYRKRYNEYPSYNAQEAYAGMHMLALAIQKARSTQAEAVRRAFEADGGLTYDAPEGRKRLRPEDHQVFEGLVWGYTKHTPEYPFAILDRMRIIPATDTVYPTQCKR